One genomic segment of Aquipluma nitroreducens includes these proteins:
- a CDS encoding aminotransferase class V-fold PLP-dependent enzyme, with translation MTNLESYFDSFRKEIIGIDQYFKSPFGEKKIIYADWIASGRLYRPIEKQITEVFGPFVGNTHSETSETGALMTHAYHQSQQIIKAHVNAGPNDIIITAGSGMTAVINKFQRMLGLKYCGKVNHTGCLSQRERPVVFITHMEHHSNHTSWYETNADVVIIDPDKNMQVSPDNLRKKLEEYKDRPFKIGSFTACSNVTGIRTPYYEMAKIMHENGGVAFVDFAASAPYDQIDMHPEDPLEKLDAVMFSPHKFLGGPGSSGVLVFDQSMYHNSVPDQPGGGTVDWTNPWGDYKYVDNIEVREDGGTPGFLQNIRTALCIRLKEKMGVENIHQRENELLKIAFAGLDSIPEVKIMDSAHRDRLGIISFYVVAIHYNLLVKLLNDLHGIQVRGGCACAGTYGHILLEVSHELSDEITCRINQGDLSLKPGWVRWSLHPTTTNHEIEIFIQALRDIVTNHEKYAADYTYFPKENIYRHKNENQYAEVVKDWFKS, from the coding sequence ATGACAAACCTTGAATCGTATTTTGATTCGTTCCGGAAAGAAATTATTGGTATCGATCAATATTTCAAATCGCCCTTTGGTGAAAAAAAAATAATTTATGCCGACTGGATTGCCAGTGGGCGTCTTTACCGACCGATAGAAAAGCAAATCACCGAAGTTTTTGGTCCTTTTGTTGGAAATACACATTCCGAAACCAGCGAGACCGGAGCTTTAATGACTCATGCCTACCATCAGTCGCAGCAAATCATTAAAGCGCATGTGAATGCAGGGCCAAACGATATTATTATTACCGCAGGTTCAGGAATGACAGCAGTAATCAACAAATTTCAGCGCATGCTTGGTCTTAAATACTGCGGAAAGGTTAATCATACAGGGTGTCTGTCACAGCGCGAAAGACCTGTGGTTTTTATCACGCACATGGAACACCATTCGAATCACACCAGTTGGTACGAAACCAACGCCGATGTGGTTATTATTGATCCGGATAAAAACATGCAGGTATCTCCGGATAATCTTCGAAAAAAACTGGAAGAATATAAAGATCGCCCATTTAAAATTGGCTCGTTTACCGCATGCTCCAACGTTACAGGTATTCGCACTCCCTATTATGAAATGGCCAAAATTATGCACGAAAACGGCGGTGTGGCTTTTGTCGATTTCGCCGCCTCAGCGCCATACGATCAGATTGATATGCATCCGGAAGATCCATTGGAAAAACTGGATGCCGTCATGTTCTCGCCACACAAATTTCTGGGAGGCCCGGGTTCTTCCGGAGTTTTAGTTTTTGATCAATCGATGTATCACAACTCAGTACCTGATCAGCCTGGTGGCGGAACCGTTGATTGGACCAATCCGTGGGGTGACTATAAATACGTCGACAACATTGAAGTCCGCGAAGATGGCGGGACCCCGGGGTTTCTACAGAACATCAGAACCGCACTTTGCATCAGGCTGAAAGAGAAAATGGGCGTCGAAAACATTCATCAGCGCGAAAATGAATTGCTTAAAATTGCATTCGCCGGACTCGACAGCATTCCTGAAGTAAAGATCATGGATAGCGCCCATCGCGACCGTTTGGGGATTATCTCCTTTTACGTGGTAGCTATTCATTATAATTTACTGGTGAAATTGCTGAACGATTTGCACGGCATTCAGGTGCGTGGAGGTTGCGCCTGTGCCGGAACTTACGGCCATATTTTGCTTGAAGTGAGTCACGAATTATCAGATGAAATTACTTGCAGAATTAATCAGGGCGATTTATCCCTGAAGCCAGGCTGGGTGCGTTGGTCGTTGCATCCAACCACAACCAATCACGAAATTGAAATATTCATTCAGGCGCTTCGCGATATTGTTACCAATCATGAAAAATATGCTGCGGATTACACCTATTTCCCGAAGGAAAATATCTACAGGCATAAAAATGAAAATCAATACGCCGAAGTGGTGAAGGATTGGTTTAAATCGTAA
- the htpG gene encoding molecular chaperone HtpG has translation MQKGKIGVSSDNLFPIIKKFLYSDHDIFLREIVSNAVDATQKLRTLASKGEYSGDVSNAKVSVKIDKDAKTITVSDNGIGMTSEEVEKFINQIAFSGAEEFLDKYKDDANAIIGHFGLGFYSSFMVSNQVDIISKSYREGATAIRWECDGSPEYTLEAAERAEVGTDIVMHINADSEEFLEKARISEMLNKYCKFLQVPVVFGKKTTWKDGAEVDTEEDNQINDVAPAWTKKPVDLTEEDYNNFYRQLYPMAEDPLFNIHLNVDYPFNLTGILYFPKLKNTVEVQKNKIQLYSNQVFVTDSVEGIVPEFLTLLHGVLDSPDIPLNVSRSYLQSDSNVKKISSHITKKVGDRLAQLFAEKREDFETKWDDLRLFIEYGMLTEDKFYEKAEKFFLFKNTDNKFFTMEEYESLIKPEQTDKDNNLVYLYTNNPEEQYSFVQAAKNKGYDVLVMNNVLSTPLINKLEQKYTSKRFVRVDSDVAEHLIAKEEPKHELSWEEKNELSPIFKAVCPENKDYGFVVDFKDLGENSFPMVITRNEFMRRMKDMSAMQGGGMSFYGDLPENMNLVVNTSHPLVKEIFEARDAAIGSELETIKSNLQAKTAEKEEVDQAKKDKKDEEIPSEVKEKSEDLERAINALKDEQKAKLTAFGKENKLAKQLVDLALLANGMLKGEDLDKFVKRSFELIK, from the coding sequence ATGCAAAAAGGAAAAATAGGCGTAAGCAGTGACAATTTATTCCCGATTATTAAAAAGTTTTTGTATTCCGATCACGACATCTTCCTTCGTGAAATCGTATCGAATGCAGTAGATGCCACGCAGAAGTTGCGCACCTTGGCTTCAAAAGGAGAATATTCCGGAGATGTTTCCAATGCGAAAGTTTCTGTAAAAATCGATAAAGATGCCAAAACCATTACAGTGTCTGACAATGGTATTGGGATGACTTCCGAAGAAGTAGAAAAATTCATTAACCAGATCGCTTTTTCAGGAGCAGAAGAATTTCTGGATAAATATAAAGACGATGCAAATGCCATCATTGGTCATTTTGGACTTGGTTTTTATTCGTCATTTATGGTTTCAAATCAGGTTGATATTATTTCCAAATCGTACCGCGAAGGCGCAACTGCAATTCGCTGGGAATGCGACGGAAGCCCGGAATATACACTCGAAGCCGCTGAACGGGCTGAAGTAGGTACCGATATTGTGATGCACATCAATGCCGATTCGGAAGAGTTTCTGGAAAAAGCACGGATTAGTGAAATGCTGAACAAGTATTGCAAATTCCTTCAGGTTCCGGTGGTTTTCGGTAAAAAAACAACCTGGAAAGATGGCGCTGAAGTAGATACTGAGGAGGATAACCAGATTAACGATGTGGCTCCGGCATGGACAAAAAAACCGGTTGATCTGACTGAAGAGGATTACAATAATTTCTATCGCCAACTGTATCCAATGGCTGAAGATCCGCTGTTCAACATTCACCTGAATGTGGATTATCCCTTCAATTTGACTGGTATTTTATATTTCCCGAAACTGAAAAATACGGTTGAAGTTCAGAAAAACAAAATTCAGCTTTATTCGAATCAGGTATTTGTAACCGATTCGGTTGAAGGAATTGTTCCTGAATTTTTAACACTGCTTCATGGAGTGCTCGATTCTCCTGATATTCCGCTGAATGTTTCGCGTTCGTACCTGCAAAGCGATTCGAATGTAAAGAAAATCAGCAGCCACATTACTAAAAAAGTGGGCGACCGTTTGGCTCAATTGTTTGCCGAAAAACGTGAAGACTTCGAAACGAAATGGGACGATTTGCGCCTGTTTATCGAATATGGCATGTTGACCGAAGATAAATTCTATGAAAAAGCGGAGAAATTCTTCCTATTTAAAAATACCGACAACAAGTTTTTTACAATGGAAGAATACGAAAGCTTGATTAAACCGGAACAAACTGATAAGGATAACAACCTGGTTTATTTATACACCAATAATCCTGAAGAACAGTACTCGTTTGTGCAGGCAGCCAAAAACAAAGGATACGATGTTTTGGTCATGAATAATGTACTTTCGACACCGTTGATTAACAAACTGGAACAAAAATACACCAGCAAACGGTTTGTTCGTGTTGATTCGGATGTGGCCGAGCACCTGATCGCAAAAGAGGAACCAAAGCACGAATTAAGCTGGGAAGAAAAGAACGAATTGAGTCCTATTTTTAAAGCTGTTTGTCCTGAAAATAAGGATTATGGCTTTGTTGTCGATTTCAAAGACTTGGGCGAAAACAGCTTTCCAATGGTGATTACCCGCAACGAATTTATGCGCCGCATGAAAGATATGAGCGCTATGCAGGGCGGTGGAATGAGCTTCTATGGTGATCTTCCTGAAAACATGAATCTGGTGGTAAATACTTCTCATCCTTTGGTGAAAGAGATTTTTGAAGCCCGCGATGCTGCAATTGGCTCTGAACTGGAAACGATAAAAAGCAACCTTCAGGCAAAAACCGCTGAAAAGGAAGAAGTAGATCAAGCGAAAAAAGATAAAAAAGACGAAGAAATTCCTTCGGAAGTGAAAGAAAAATCGGAAGATTTGGAAAGAGCAATCAATGCCTTGAAGGATGAGCAGAAAGCCAAACTGACTGCATTTGGTAAAGAAAATAAGCTGGCCAAACAACTGGTTGATCTTGCGCTGCTTGCCAACGGGATGTTGAAAGGTGAAGATCTGGATAAATTCGTTAAACGCAGCTTTGAGCTGATCAAATAA
- the mazG gene encoding nucleoside triphosphate pyrophosphohydrolase, with protein MKEKLEAFTRLLEIMDELREKCPWDKEQTFESLRKLTIEETYELADAILNNDLNSIKKELGDLMLHIVFYAKIGSEKNAFDMADVLNSINEKLIYRHPHVFGDVDVANSREVEQNWETLKLKEKGGNKRVLEGVPAAMPALIKANRIQEKVSGVGFDWEYKEQVWDKVKEEINELSVEIDQVDQDKIEGEFGDLFFAMVNAARLYGIDPETALERTNLKFMKRFNYLESETLQKGIDLKQMSLAEMDVIWDEAKRLERL; from the coding sequence ATGAAAGAAAAATTAGAAGCTTTTACCCGCCTGTTGGAAATTATGGACGAGCTTCGCGAAAAATGTCCATGGGACAAAGAGCAAACGTTTGAATCGCTCCGGAAACTAACCATCGAAGAAACATACGAACTGGCTGATGCCATCCTGAATAACGACCTGAATTCGATTAAAAAAGAACTGGGCGACCTGATGTTGCACATTGTTTTCTATGCCAAGATAGGGTCAGAGAAGAACGCTTTCGATATGGCCGATGTATTGAATTCGATTAACGAAAAGCTGATTTACCGTCATCCGCATGTGTTTGGCGATGTTGATGTGGCCAATTCGCGCGAAGTGGAGCAAAATTGGGAAACACTGAAATTGAAAGAAAAAGGAGGAAACAAGCGAGTTCTGGAAGGTGTTCCGGCAGCGATGCCTGCTTTAATTAAAGCTAACCGGATTCAGGAAAAAGTGAGCGGGGTCGGTTTTGACTGGGAATACAAAGAGCAGGTTTGGGATAAGGTGAAAGAAGAAATCAATGAGCTGAGTGTGGAGATTGATCAGGTAGATCAGGATAAAATTGAAGGCGAATTTGGCGATCTGTTTTTTGCGATGGTCAATGCTGCAAGGTTATACGGAATCGATCCTGAAACGGCTCTTGAACGAACCAACCTGAAATTTATGAAACGATTTAATTACCTCGAAAGCGAAACATTGCAAAAGGGCATAGACCTGAAACAGATGAGCCTGGCCGAAATGGATGTGATCTGGGACGAAGCGAAACGATTGGAAAGGCTTTAA
- a CDS encoding phosphatase PAP2 family protein, translating into MKSNLKCKLTVLFALVVFSNVLFAQIDTIRFNKYYFKKYWTDAKAIAVSPAKWDSKDWTKLGVFVVAECGLSFADQPVKDFFQSHKNNSESYVSRNILEHFGAEHSFIVMSGILTYGMLAKDKKYVSTALLALESFALASLVTRIPKTIVGRERPDNWQGDGPFTFNGPFHGNSFPSGHTTASFAVASVIATQFRDSKWIPVTAYTVAGLAGLSRIYDNKHWLTDVVAGATIGTLVGNLVSHRTSNSKLTVVPFGNRNFQGVRLAYTL; encoded by the coding sequence ATGAAATCAAATCTGAAATGTAAGCTGACAGTTTTATTTGCCCTCGTTGTTTTTTCAAATGTTTTATTTGCACAAATCGATACCATTCGTTTCAATAAATATTACTTTAAAAAATACTGGACCGACGCAAAAGCAATTGCTGTTTCACCAGCAAAATGGGATTCAAAAGATTGGACTAAACTCGGTGTTTTTGTAGTTGCTGAATGTGGATTGTCGTTTGCTGACCAGCCGGTTAAGGATTTTTTTCAGTCGCACAAAAACAACTCTGAAAGTTATGTTTCACGAAATATACTTGAACACTTTGGTGCTGAACACAGCTTTATTGTGATGTCAGGAATATTAACCTACGGAATGCTGGCGAAAGATAAAAAATATGTGAGTACGGCATTGCTGGCTTTGGAAAGTTTTGCTTTAGCAAGTTTGGTAACAAGAATTCCGAAAACCATAGTTGGACGGGAACGTCCTGACAATTGGCAGGGCGATGGGCCATTCACTTTTAATGGCCCGTTTCATGGGAATAGTTTCCCTTCAGGGCATACTACCGCTTCGTTTGCTGTTGCATCGGTCATTGCCACGCAATTTCGCGACAGCAAATGGATTCCCGTAACAGCTTATACGGTCGCTGGACTAGCCGGTTTGTCGCGTATTTACGATAACAAGCACTGGTTGACAGATGTGGTTGCCGGTGCGACTATTGGAACACTTGTTGGAAATTTGGTTAGTCATCGCACCTCAAATTCGAAACTTACAGTTGTTCCTTTTGGAAACAGAAATTTTCAAGGAGTAAGGTTAGCTTATACCTTGTAA
- a CDS encoding L-serine ammonia-lyase, with the protein MESIREIYKIGHGPSSSHTMGPAKAAKRFFDSMPEAVRFRVFLYGSLAATGKGHLTDVAIQEIFSNKSIEICWEPETFLPKHPNALKFEAFNETMELIKSWTVYSVGGGAIIDDLSELETRNVYTLSKLEDILNWCHENGKQLWEFVEDHEGPGIWDYLAEVWRVMDAAIARGLKKEGTLPGGLMLPRKSSSFNLKAQNFSGPFKKRSKLFAYALAVSEENASGGLVVTAPTCGACGVLPAVLKHYQKVYDADLQQIYKALATAGLIGSLVKHNASISGAEVGCQGEVGTACAMASAAANQMMGGTINQIEYAAEMGIEHHLGLTCDPVAGLVQIPCIERNAFAAERALAHNTYALMSDGRHRISFDQVVETMYKTGKNLSNDYKETSKAGLALFTALPKC; encoded by the coding sequence ATGGAATCGATCAGGGAAATATATAAAATAGGTCACGGACCTTCGAGTAGTCATACCATGGGGCCGGCTAAAGCAGCCAAACGTTTTTTTGATTCTATGCCGGAAGCTGTGCGTTTCCGGGTTTTTCTCTACGGAAGCCTGGCTGCTACAGGTAAAGGGCACTTAACCGATGTTGCCATTCAGGAAATTTTCAGTAATAAATCCATTGAAATTTGCTGGGAACCTGAAACTTTTTTGCCCAAACATCCTAATGCGCTTAAGTTTGAAGCTTTTAATGAAACGATGGAGCTTATTAAAAGCTGGACAGTTTACAGCGTGGGTGGTGGAGCCATTATCGACGATCTTTCGGAACTCGAAACACGCAACGTATATACCCTCAGTAAATTGGAAGATATTTTAAACTGGTGCCACGAAAACGGGAAACAACTCTGGGAATTTGTGGAAGATCACGAAGGCCCGGGAATTTGGGATTATCTGGCAGAAGTTTGGCGCGTGATGGATGCTGCCATTGCCCGCGGACTGAAAAAAGAAGGCACTTTGCCGGGCGGTTTAATGCTTCCGCGCAAATCGAGTTCGTTTAACCTGAAAGCTCAAAATTTCAGTGGCCCATTCAAAAAACGGTCGAAATTATTTGCTTATGCGCTGGCGGTTTCCGAAGAGAATGCTTCAGGTGGACTGGTTGTAACAGCCCCAACCTGCGGTGCATGTGGCGTGCTTCCGGCTGTGCTGAAACACTACCAGAAAGTATATGATGCAGATTTGCAGCAGATTTACAAAGCGTTGGCAACGGCAGGGTTAATTGGTTCACTCGTCAAACACAACGCATCCATATCGGGAGCTGAAGTGGGCTGCCAGGGCGAAGTTGGAACAGCCTGCGCCATGGCTTCGGCAGCGGCCAACCAAATGATGGGTGGCACGATCAACCAGATTGAATATGCGGCTGAAATGGGCATTGAACATCATTTAGGGCTAACCTGCGACCCGGTTGCCGGATTGGTTCAAATTCCGTGCATCGAACGAAATGCCTTTGCTGCCGAACGTGCGCTGGCGCACAATACGTATGCACTGATGTCGGATGGCCGACACCGGATTAGTTTCGATCAGGTGGTTGAAACGATGTATAAAACGGGGAAAAATCTTTCGAACGACTACAAAGAGACCAGCAAGGCAGGATTGGCGTTGTTTACAGCATTGCCAAAATGTTGA
- a CDS encoding aminoacyl-histidine dipeptidase: MKCLKNLSPQPLWNYFEEICQIPRPSKKEEKIIGFLLDFAAKNNLIARLDDVGNVLISKPGTAGRENDQVVILQSHLDMVCEKNSETIHDFEVDSIKAYIDEGWVRAQGTTLGSDDGIGIAAQMAVLTSTNLSHGPIECLFTVDEETGLSGAFALQPGFLSGTVLLNLDSEDEGELFIGCAGGIDTVGTLKYSPEDLPVGSYAMKLEIKGLLGGHSGDDINKNRGNAIKILNRFLMDADRKFDMHLADLKGGNLRNAIAREAFAVVVVPQSQKESLVVEWNVFTSEMEFEFERSEPKLMMHHQSVELPEFVIDSDTKTRLLHLIAACPHGVLEMSSRMAGMVETSTNLASVKFSGKNEIMLVTSQRSEIDSRKLMAAEMVASVMFLGGATIEHSEGYPGWTPNPDSVVAKIAADSYKKLFGNDPVVKSIHAGLECGLFLEKYPELDMVSFGPTIRGAHSPDERISIETVDKFWKLLVEVLENIR; encoded by the coding sequence ATGAAATGTTTAAAAAATTTATCTCCACAACCTTTGTGGAACTATTTTGAGGAAATATGTCAGATTCCGCGACCTTCAAAAAAAGAAGAGAAAATCATCGGATTTTTGCTCGATTTTGCCGCTAAAAATAATTTAATAGCCCGATTGGATGATGTTGGTAATGTGTTAATCAGCAAACCCGGAACTGCTGGACGTGAAAATGACCAAGTGGTTATTTTGCAATCGCATTTAGATATGGTTTGCGAGAAAAACAGCGAAACTATACATGATTTCGAGGTTGATTCGATTAAAGCTTACATCGATGAGGGTTGGGTTCGAGCGCAGGGCACAACTTTAGGATCTGACGACGGAATTGGTATTGCAGCACAGATGGCCGTTTTAACGTCAACAAACTTATCACATGGACCAATTGAATGTTTGTTTACAGTTGATGAAGAAACAGGGCTTTCGGGAGCATTTGCCCTTCAACCCGGATTTTTAAGCGGCACTGTTTTACTCAATCTCGATTCGGAAGATGAGGGCGAATTATTTATTGGCTGTGCCGGTGGAATTGACACCGTTGGCACTTTGAAATATAGTCCTGAAGATTTGCCGGTTGGGTCATATGCAATGAAGCTGGAAATTAAAGGTCTTTTGGGTGGGCATTCTGGCGACGACATCAACAAAAATCGTGGAAATGCCATCAAAATCCTGAACCGTTTCTTGATGGATGCTGATCGTAAATTTGATATGCATCTTGCCGATCTTAAAGGTGGAAACCTCAGAAATGCCATTGCCCGTGAGGCTTTTGCTGTTGTTGTGGTGCCACAGTCTCAAAAAGAAAGTTTAGTCGTGGAGTGGAATGTTTTCACTTCGGAAATGGAATTTGAATTTGAAAGATCGGAACCCAAACTCATGATGCACCATCAATCAGTTGAATTACCCGAATTTGTGATTGATTCGGATACGAAGACCAGATTGTTGCACCTGATAGCAGCTTGCCCACATGGTGTTCTGGAAATGAGTAGCCGAATGGCAGGCATGGTGGAAACATCAACGAACCTGGCATCGGTTAAATTTTCAGGAAAGAATGAAATCATGCTGGTTACCAGTCAGCGCAGTGAAATTGACAGCCGAAAATTAATGGCTGCTGAGATGGTTGCATCGGTTATGTTTTTGGGTGGGGCCACAATTGAACACTCAGAGGGTTATCCGGGATGGACCCCGAATCCTGATTCAGTGGTTGCCAAAATCGCTGCCGATTCGTACAAAAAACTGTTCGGCAACGATCCGGTCGTAAAATCAATTCATGCCGGATTGGAATGTGGATTATTCCTCGAAAAATATCCTGAACTCGATATGGTTTCATTTGGCCCGACCATTCGCGGAGCACATTCTCCCGATGAACGCATCAGCATCGAAACTGTCGATAAATTCTGGAAATTGCTGGTTGAAGTGCTTGAAAATATCAGATAG
- a CDS encoding outer membrane protein assembly factor BamB family protein produces MNRKLSALLSLVILISSVLSIQAQENWTHLRGSNLDGHSVSQNAPVSWSETSNIAWKTAIRGVAWSSPVVFGDQIWTSSATEDGKELFAICTDFNSGKILKELMLFRPDSVQHIHPTNSYATSTPCIENGFVYVHFGTYGTACVNTRTFEIIWTRTDLNCEHMQGAASSPFIYKNLLILHIEGTDVQYLVALDKRTGKTVWKTDRPREFYDNIEPVSRKAYCTPIVITVNGKDQLISNGSQLAIAYEPETGKEIWQVFYGEDSTVAMPLSYNGMVYVNSGWMLPKDGSPFYPRLLAVDPTGTGDVTKTRVPWEVDVDVPQISTPVIVDSLLYMVHERGTLTCLNAKTGAVVWKEKLKDQFNASVLYASGNIYLFPVKGKTYVIKPGLTFQLVAENQLDGQVKATPAIVRDNIIFRTDKFLYRIGK; encoded by the coding sequence ATGAACCGAAAATTATCCGCTCTTCTTTCCCTAGTAATTTTAATTTCTTCAGTATTATCTATTCAGGCTCAGGAAAACTGGACACACCTTCGCGGGAGTAACCTCGATGGACATTCAGTGAGTCAAAATGCTCCGGTAAGCTGGAGCGAAACTAGTAATATTGCATGGAAAACCGCCATACGTGGGGTTGCCTGGTCATCGCCGGTTGTTTTTGGCGACCAAATCTGGACCAGTTCAGCTACCGAGGACGGGAAGGAATTGTTTGCCATTTGTACTGATTTTAACTCCGGAAAGATTCTGAAAGAATTAATGCTTTTCAGGCCCGATTCGGTTCAGCATATTCATCCAACCAACAGTTATGCCACTTCAACGCCTTGTATCGAGAATGGTTTTGTTTATGTGCATTTTGGTACTTACGGAACAGCTTGTGTGAATACCCGGACATTCGAAATTATCTGGACACGCACCGATTTAAATTGTGAGCACATGCAGGGCGCAGCTTCTTCACCTTTCATTTATAAAAATTTACTGATTTTGCACATCGAAGGAACTGATGTTCAGTACCTGGTAGCTTTGGATAAACGAACCGGAAAAACGGTTTGGAAAACAGATCGTCCGCGCGAATTTTACGACAACATTGAACCGGTTTCCCGAAAAGCCTACTGCACGCCAATCGTGATAACAGTCAATGGGAAAGATCAGTTGATCAGCAATGGTTCGCAGTTGGCAATTGCCTACGAACCTGAAACCGGCAAAGAAATTTGGCAGGTTTTTTACGGCGAAGACTCAACTGTTGCCATGCCTTTAAGTTACAACGGGATGGTTTATGTCAATTCGGGTTGGATGCTTCCGAAAGATGGCAGTCCGTTTTATCCCCGTTTGCTGGCAGTCGATCCGACCGGAACCGGCGATGTAACCAAAACACGCGTACCCTGGGAAGTTGACGTAGATGTTCCGCAGATTTCGACACCTGTAATTGTGGATAGTCTCCTGTATATGGTTCACGAGCGCGGAACGTTAACTTGCCTGAATGCTAAAACCGGGGCTGTTGTTTGGAAAGAAAAGTTGAAAGATCAATTTAATGCATCTGTTTTGTATGCCTCCGGAAATATTTATTTGTTCCCCGTAAAAGGGAAAACCTACGTAATTAAACCGGGCCTTACTTTTCAACTGGTTGCAGAGAATCAGTTGGATGGACAAGTTAAGGCAACTCCGGCCATTGTTCGCGACAATATTATTTTCCGAACAGATAAATTTTTGTACCGGATTGGGAAATAA
- a CDS encoding methyltransferase RsmF C-terminal domain-like protein produces MIEKTSEILPIAFLDRIQTQFPADFDRFIQSIDQVPAISLRTNPRKFNVPIASERIPWCDTGIFLNERPSFTLDPIFHSGAYYVQEASSMFVEQAFRQIEHSKNRIVLDLCAAPGGKSTHLLSLLDSSDLLVANEVIRSRVSVLDENIRKWGHQNVVVCSNDPADFSDLDGMFDVMLVDAPCSGEGLFRRDASAIQQWSVDNTNLCSTRQRRILADVWPALKNGGYLIYSTCTFNPAENEENLKWLAENNEVESIRIPLQENWGVEEIETDGMFGYRFLPHKVKGEGFFLTLIRKKDGSDSYPISKKMKSRFENMPKQFAEIRNWLSTSDSGFFAKSEFLIAFPESKIPVLNALSEQLRVISFGLPVAQFKKNDLLPEHTFALSVDRNPDVFESIELDLRDALLFQKKDEIRISSTTKGWLLVKYQGVPLGFVKNLGNRANNYFPKEWRIRMTLPELPEPWYRL; encoded by the coding sequence ATCATCGAAAAGACATCCGAAATATTACCAATCGCGTTTCTTGATCGCATCCAGACTCAGTTTCCTGCTGATTTTGATCGCTTTATTCAATCCATCGATCAGGTTCCGGCCATTAGTTTGCGAACCAATCCGCGAAAATTCAATGTCCCAATTGCTTCGGAACGAATTCCGTGGTGCGACACAGGTATTTTCCTGAATGAGCGGCCTTCGTTTACATTAGACCCCATTTTTCATTCCGGAGCTTATTACGTTCAGGAGGCCAGTTCGATGTTCGTGGAGCAGGCCTTCAGGCAAATTGAACACAGCAAAAACCGAATTGTTCTGGATTTGTGCGCTGCACCCGGCGGAAAATCGACGCATTTACTTAGTTTGCTTGACAGCAGCGATTTGCTTGTTGCCAATGAAGTCATTCGCTCGCGCGTGTCAGTTTTGGATGAAAATATTCGGAAATGGGGACATCAAAATGTGGTGGTTTGCAGCAATGATCCGGCAGACTTCAGCGATCTGGATGGAATGTTCGATGTCATGCTGGTTGATGCGCCCTGCTCAGGCGAAGGACTTTTCCGTCGCGATGCTTCGGCCATTCAGCAATGGTCGGTGGATAATACAAACCTCTGTTCAACCCGTCAACGTCGCATTCTGGCCGATGTTTGGCCGGCATTAAAAAACGGTGGCTACCTGATTTACAGCACCTGTACATTCAATCCGGCTGAAAACGAGGAAAACCTGAAATGGCTGGCCGAAAACAACGAAGTTGAAAGCATCCGGATTCCTCTTCAGGAAAACTGGGGCGTTGAAGAAATTGAAACGGATGGAATGTTTGGTTACCGCTTCCTTCCGCACAAGGTAAAAGGCGAAGGCTTTTTCCTGACCTTGATCCGCAAAAAAGACGGAAGTGACTCCTATCCAATCTCGAAAAAAATGAAATCACGGTTCGAAAATATGCCAAAGCAATTTGCGGAAATACGAAACTGGCTGAGTACTTCTGATTCGGGGTTTTTTGCCAAAAGTGAATTTCTGATTGCCTTTCCTGAAAGCAAAATTCCGGTATTGAATGCACTTTCAGAGCAACTGCGGGTTATCAGCTTTGGTCTTCCGGTTGCCCAATTCAAGAAAAATGATTTGTTGCCCGAACATACTTTTGCACTTTCGGTAGATAGAAATCCGGATGTATTTGAATCCATCGAACTTGATTTGCGCGACGCTTTACTTTTTCAGAAAAAGGACGAAATACGGATCAGTTCAACCACAAAAGGCTGGCTGCTGGTAAAATATCAGGGCGTACCATTAGGTTTCGTTAAAAATCTCGGAAACCGCGCCAACAACTACTTTCCGAAGGAATGGCGCATCCGCATGACTTTGCCGGAATTGCCGGAGCCATGGTATAGATTGTAG